The Camelina sativa cultivar DH55 chromosome 14, Cs, whole genome shotgun sequence genome includes a window with the following:
- the LOC104742637 gene encoding UDP-glycosyltransferase 89A2-like: MNGAMPQPLRETKRCGLKPHIMVFPYPAQGHFLPLLDLTHQLCLRGLTVSVIVTPKNLPYLSSLLSAHPSSVSAVTLPFPHHPLIPSGVENVKDLGCSGNPLIMASLCQLREPILNWLSSHPNPPVALISDFFLPWTKDLGVPRFAFYSSGAFLASILHFVSDNLHVFESTEPVCLSDLPGSPVFRTEHLPSLFPQFPPSQDLESDCAINFSSYGCIFNSCECLEEEYMEFVKQNVSQNRVFGVGPLSSTGLRKGDSDSDVDAKALLSWLDGCPDGSVLYICFGSQKVLSKEQCDALALGLEKSMTRFVWVVKKDPIPDGFEDRVAGRGKIVRGWAPQVVMLSHVAVGGFLSHCGWNSVLEAMASGTMVLAWPMEADQFVDARLLVEHMGVAVSVCEGGKTVPDPHELSRVIGETMGEGGHEMRARAKDMGQKAQAATAAGGSSTEDLERLVKELSSL; encoded by the exons ATGAACGGAGCAATGCCGCAGCCGCTACGGGAAACTAAACGCTGCGGTCTGAAACCGCACATCATGGTGTTTCCATATCCAGCACAAGGCcactttcttcctcttctcgaCTTGACCCATCAACTCTGTCTTCGTGGCCTCACAGTCTCCGTCATCGTCACTCCTAAAAACCTTCCTtacctctcttctcttctctccgcTCACCCATCCTCCGTTTCCGCCGTAACTTTACCTTTCCCTCACCATCCTTTGATCCCTTCCGGAGTTGAAAACGTTAAAGACCTCGGTTGTTCTGGAAACCCTTTGATTATGGCTTCTCTTTGTCAGCTTCGAGAGCCTATCCTCAACTGGTTAAGTTCTCATCCTAATCCTCCCGTCGCTCTCATCTCTGATTTCTTCCTTCCATGGACTAAAGATCTCGGTGTTCCTCGCTTTGCCTTCTATAGCTCTGGAGCATTCTTAGCTTCGATTCTCCATTTTGTCTCTGACAATCTTCATGTCTTTGAATCAACTGAGCCTGTCTGTTTGTCGGATCTTCCTGGTTCCCCTGTTTTCAGAACAGAGCATCTCCCTTCGTTGTTCCCTCAGTTTCCACCATCGCAAGATCTTGAAAGTGACTGCGCCATCAATTTTTCAAGCTATGGTTGCATATTCAATTCTTGTGAGTGTCTTGAAGAGGAGTACATGGAGTTTGTGAAGCAGAACGTGAGTCAGAACCGGGTTTTCGGTGTTGGTCCGCTTTCTTCAACCGGGTTACGTAAGGGAGATTCTGATTCCGATGTTGACGCAAAGGCGTTGTTGAGTTGGCTCGATGGATGTCCAGACGGATCTGTGCTCTACATCTGCTTCGGAAGTCAAAAAGTTTTGAGTAAAGAGCAGTGTGATGCTCTGGCTCTTGGTCTTGAAAAGAGTATGACCCGGTTCGTTTGGGTGGTTAAGAAAGATCCTATACCCGATGGGTTCGAGGATCGGGTCGCAG GTCGAGGAAAGATTGTTAGAGGATGGGCTCCTCAAGTGGTTATGTTGAGTCACGTAGCGGTTGGTGGGTTCTTAAGccattgtggatggaactcggTGTTGGAAGCAATGGCTAGCGGAACAATGGTCTTGGCTTGGCCAATGGAAGCTGACCAGTTTGTAGATGCGAGGTTGCTAGTGGAGCATATGGGTGTGGCGGTTAGTGTATGTGAAGGGGGCAAGACTGTGCCTGACCCGCATGAGTTGAGTCGGGTCATAGGTGAAACAATGGGTGAGGGCGGACACGAGATGCGTGCTCGGGCTAAGGATATGGGACAGAAGGCACAAGCTGCAACTGCAGCAGGAGGAAGCTCTACTGAAGATTTAGAAAGGCTTGTCAAAGAATTGAGTTCTCTTTGA